In a single window of the Arthrobacter sp. StoSoilA2 genome:
- a CDS encoding CoA transferase, translated as MESVPDLGSSLRALEVMSAQPAAPWTGSRRWWPCANGVPALDVEGLALGAVRAAATALNALMGTTRRYSVAAGPTAAAFDSLGHLRIGGRKAEGFAPLSGFQKTADGWIRLHANYPHHAARLMEAVSASEPADVDRALLAMTALEAEHLIAGNDGVAAAVRTREEWVAAPMFEAASEGPWITFDQPGQSAEASRPSSWVPAAEPERPLAGLKVLDLTRVIAGPVATRLLGALGADVLRIDPPQLPELTDAFIDSGFDKHSAEADFRNPEDLAAVMGLLETADVVVVGYRGGGLDRFGLTPDALVRRRADLVVVALDAWGHGGPWQARRGFDSLVQAACGIADRYGQSGDGGWRPGALPVQALDHATGYGLAAAVFALLAQRLGTGRGGAARLSLARTAEELLLLSTGTATEVELPEPDFHEMDSPYGRLRYVGPPITVDGVPVGYQEPPVTYGSSALRWR; from the coding sequence ATGGAATCCGTCCCCGATCTCGGCAGCAGCTTGCGGGCGCTGGAGGTAATGAGCGCACAACCTGCGGCTCCCTGGACCGGATCGCGACGATGGTGGCCCTGCGCAAATGGCGTTCCTGCACTGGACGTGGAAGGGCTGGCTTTGGGCGCGGTGCGGGCTGCAGCTACGGCCCTGAATGCCTTGATGGGAACGACGCGCCGGTATTCTGTCGCAGCGGGGCCCACTGCGGCCGCGTTCGATTCCCTGGGGCACCTGCGCATAGGTGGCCGGAAAGCTGAAGGGTTCGCTCCCTTGTCCGGTTTTCAAAAAACCGCTGATGGCTGGATCCGCCTCCACGCAAACTATCCACACCACGCGGCCCGGCTCATGGAAGCGGTCTCGGCCAGCGAACCTGCCGACGTGGACCGCGCACTTCTGGCAATGACGGCTTTGGAAGCCGAACACCTTATTGCGGGAAACGACGGCGTAGCGGCCGCTGTCCGTACCAGGGAAGAGTGGGTAGCCGCCCCTATGTTTGAAGCGGCCAGTGAGGGGCCGTGGATCACTTTCGATCAACCGGGACAATCCGCTGAAGCAAGCCGCCCGTCGTCGTGGGTTCCTGCCGCGGAACCGGAACGTCCTTTGGCAGGTCTCAAAGTCCTTGACCTGACCCGGGTCATTGCCGGCCCCGTGGCAACCCGGCTCCTTGGAGCCTTGGGCGCGGACGTCCTCCGGATAGACCCTCCCCAGCTTCCGGAGCTGACGGACGCCTTCATTGACTCCGGCTTTGACAAACACAGCGCCGAAGCAGACTTCCGGAATCCCGAAGATCTGGCTGCGGTAATGGGCCTCCTGGAGACGGCAGACGTTGTGGTGGTGGGGTATCGCGGCGGCGGGCTGGATCGTTTTGGATTGACCCCCGACGCGCTGGTGCGGCGCCGCGCCGACCTCGTCGTAGTTGCCTTGGACGCATGGGGCCACGGCGGTCCCTGGCAGGCGCGACGAGGTTTTGACAGCCTCGTGCAGGCAGCATGCGGGATAGCTGATCGATACGGCCAGTCCGGCGACGGCGGGTGGAGGCCTGGGGCGCTACCGGTGCAGGCACTGGATCACGCCACGGGTTATGGCCTTGCGGCGGCAGTGTTCGCTTTGCTTGCCCAGCGGCTGGGTACGGGACGTGGCGGAGCGGCCCGGCTTTCGCTGGCCCGGACAGCGGAAGAGTTACTTCTCCTTTCGACGGGCACGGCAACTGAAGTCGAGCTGCCAGAGCCCGATTTCCACGAGATGGACAGCCCCTACGGCCGTCTCCGGTACGTCGGCCCACCCATCACGGTGGATGGTGTTCCCGTTGGTTATCAAGAACCTCCTGTCACGTACGGCTCCTCCGCCCTGCGCTGGCGGTAG
- a CDS encoding DEAD/DEAH box helicase produces the protein MKLLEQLPGSTPSNPLGPDEIYTRFVEWTEGRGLQLYAAQDEAIMELASGANVILATPTGSGKSLVAIAAHFEAMARGQRSYYTAPIKALVSEKFFALCDIFGAENVGMITGDSGVNQDAPIICCTAEILANIALREGASAELGTVIMDEFHFYSDPQRGWAWQVPLLELPQAQFLLMSATLGDVSRFEAGLTELTGRPTTTVSSAERPIPLHYYYHLTPVHETLEELLSTKQVPVYVVHFSQAEAIERAQNLMSINMCSREEKDRIAELIAGFRFAAGFGKTLNRLVRHGIGVHHAGMLPKYRRLVEQLAQAGLLKVICGTDTLGVGINVPIRTVLLTALSKYDGVRTRVLNSREFHQIAGRAGRAGYDTAGTVVVQAPDHVVENAKAMAKATAKFGDDQKKLRQVVKKKPPEGFVSWGESTFKRLVESVPEPLGSSFTVTHAMLLNLMERPGDPFQATRRLLSENHENRPAQLKLMKKALGIYRELLAAGVVERIPENEQQSEGRSVRLTVHLQANFALNQPLSPFALAALELLDPESPSYALDVVSVIEATLEKPRQILSAQQKKARGEAVAAMKADGIEYEQRMAMLDEVTYPMPLAEILGEAFEVYRKAAPWVGDFELAPKSIIRDMYERAMNFGEFVQFYGLARSEGIVLRYLADGFRALRQTVPQDLLREDLEDLIAWLGELVRQVDSSLLDEWEELTSGLMPTPHDAPPPPPPLLTTNIRAFRVMVRNEMFRRVELFADEDSAALGELDADAGWDAERWEEVLDDYFDEHDDIGTGPDARGPGLLIITEEPGTWRVRQIFDDPAGNHDWGISADVDLAASDETGTAVVRVTNVNRL, from the coding sequence ATGAAACTTCTTGAGCAGCTCCCTGGTTCCACCCCCTCCAACCCGTTGGGTCCGGACGAGATCTATACACGGTTCGTTGAGTGGACAGAAGGCCGCGGCTTGCAGTTGTACGCTGCCCAGGACGAAGCCATCATGGAGCTCGCCTCCGGAGCCAACGTCATCCTGGCTACACCCACCGGGTCGGGTAAATCGCTGGTCGCCATTGCAGCCCACTTCGAGGCCATGGCCCGTGGCCAGCGCAGCTACTACACTGCTCCCATCAAGGCTTTGGTCTCGGAGAAGTTCTTCGCTCTCTGCGACATCTTCGGTGCCGAAAACGTTGGCATGATTACGGGTGACTCCGGCGTAAACCAGGATGCGCCGATAATTTGCTGCACCGCTGAGATCCTGGCCAATATTGCCCTCCGCGAGGGAGCTTCCGCGGAACTTGGCACCGTGATCATGGATGAATTCCACTTCTACTCCGATCCCCAGCGCGGATGGGCCTGGCAGGTTCCCCTGCTTGAACTGCCGCAGGCCCAGTTCCTGCTCATGTCCGCGACGCTGGGCGACGTCAGCCGTTTCGAAGCCGGCCTCACTGAACTCACCGGGCGGCCCACCACTACCGTTAGCTCTGCCGAGCGTCCGATTCCACTGCATTACTACTACCACCTCACTCCGGTCCACGAGACCCTGGAAGAACTGCTCTCCACCAAGCAGGTCCCGGTCTACGTTGTGCACTTCAGCCAGGCAGAAGCGATCGAGCGTGCCCAGAACCTGATGAGCATCAACATGTGCAGCCGGGAGGAAAAGGACCGCATCGCAGAGCTCATCGCAGGCTTCCGGTTCGCCGCGGGCTTCGGAAAGACACTCAACCGGCTGGTCCGCCATGGCATCGGCGTCCATCACGCCGGCATGCTGCCCAAGTACCGCCGCCTGGTGGAGCAACTCGCACAAGCCGGGCTCCTGAAGGTTATCTGCGGGACCGACACGCTGGGCGTGGGCATCAACGTTCCCATCCGCACGGTTCTGTTGACGGCGTTGAGCAAATACGACGGCGTGCGCACCCGGGTGCTCAACTCACGCGAGTTCCACCAGATTGCCGGCCGCGCGGGTCGCGCAGGGTATGACACCGCCGGCACCGTGGTGGTCCAGGCACCGGATCACGTAGTGGAGAATGCCAAGGCCATGGCAAAGGCCACGGCAAAGTTCGGCGACGACCAGAAGAAGCTTCGCCAAGTGGTCAAGAAGAAGCCACCGGAAGGTTTCGTTTCCTGGGGTGAATCAACGTTCAAACGGCTGGTGGAGTCGGTTCCGGAGCCTTTGGGTTCCAGCTTTACGGTCACCCACGCGATGCTCCTCAACCTCATGGAACGCCCAGGAGATCCGTTCCAGGCAACCCGGCGCTTGCTCAGTGAAAACCACGAGAACCGCCCGGCGCAGTTGAAACTCATGAAGAAAGCGCTGGGCATCTACCGTGAACTGCTGGCCGCGGGTGTGGTTGAACGCATTCCGGAAAATGAACAACAATCCGAAGGCCGTTCTGTCCGCTTGACGGTCCACTTGCAGGCCAACTTTGCCCTCAATCAACCGCTTTCACCGTTTGCGCTTGCCGCGCTGGAACTGCTGGATCCAGAGTCGCCGTCGTATGCGCTGGACGTTGTTTCGGTTATCGAGGCCACGTTGGAGAAGCCGCGCCAGATTCTCTCTGCTCAGCAGAAGAAGGCCCGTGGCGAGGCGGTTGCTGCCATGAAGGCCGATGGCATCGAATATGAGCAGCGGATGGCCATGCTCGATGAAGTCACGTACCCGATGCCCTTGGCGGAGATTCTTGGCGAAGCCTTCGAGGTGTACCGAAAGGCTGCCCCATGGGTGGGCGACTTCGAGCTGGCGCCCAAGTCAATTATCCGCGACATGTATGAACGTGCCATGAACTTCGGAGAGTTCGTGCAGTTCTACGGCCTGGCCCGCTCCGAAGGCATCGTCCTGCGCTACTTGGCGGATGGATTCCGTGCACTCAGGCAGACTGTGCCCCAGGACTTGCTGCGCGAGGACCTCGAAGACCTCATCGCCTGGCTGGGTGAACTTGTCCGGCAAGTGGACTCCAGCCTCCTTGACGAGTGGGAGGAGCTCACCTCAGGGCTGATGCCAACACCGCATGACGCTCCCCCACCTCCGCCGCCGCTATTGACCACGAACATCAGGGCTTTCCGGGTCATGGTCCGGAACGAAATGTTCCGCAGGGTGGAGCTGTTTGCGGACGAAGACTCTGCTGCCCTGGGTGAGCTGGACGCCGACGCCGGCTGGGACGCCGAGCGCTGGGAAGAGGTTCTGGACGACTACTTCGATGAACACGATGACATCGGCACGGGACCTGATGCCCGCGGACCCGGATTGCTCATCATCACCGAAGAACCCGGCACGTGGCGGGTCCGCCAGATCTTCGATGACCCTGCCGGAAACCACGACTGGGGCATCTCCGCCGATGTGGATCTCGCGGCTTCCGATGAGACGGGCACAGCCGTGGTTCGCGTGACGAACGTCAACCGGCTCTAA
- a CDS encoding trans-aconitate 2-methyltransferase: MRWDPSKYVEFGNHRDRPFHDLVARIQAESPRKVVDLGCGPGNLTATLAVRWPDARVVGLDSSGDMLAKADGEARKFANLEFEQSDIAGWQPDQETDVVVTNAALQWVPGHQAMLGHWLRALKPGAWFALQVPGNFTSPSHTLMRELAASPKWSSRLGGVLRHDGVVGSPADYLGLMLDAGCAADAWETTYQQLLPGKDPVLEWVRGTGLRPVLAALSPADAAEFEQEYSALLREAYPPTGHGTVFPFRRIFAVARKDK; the protein is encoded by the coding sequence ATGAGGTGGGATCCGTCCAAGTATGTGGAGTTCGGCAATCACAGGGACAGGCCGTTCCATGACTTGGTGGCCAGGATCCAGGCTGAATCGCCGCGGAAAGTGGTGGATCTTGGATGCGGCCCCGGCAACCTCACAGCCACACTGGCTGTCCGCTGGCCCGATGCGCGCGTGGTCGGCCTCGATTCCTCCGGCGACATGCTTGCGAAGGCAGATGGAGAGGCCCGGAAATTCGCCAACCTGGAATTCGAGCAGTCAGATATTGCTGGTTGGCAGCCTGACCAGGAGACCGACGTCGTAGTAACCAACGCCGCACTCCAGTGGGTTCCCGGGCACCAGGCCATGCTCGGTCACTGGCTGCGTGCACTTAAACCAGGCGCCTGGTTCGCGCTCCAGGTCCCGGGGAACTTCACATCCCCTTCGCACACTCTGATGAGGGAGCTTGCCGCGTCACCCAAATGGTCCTCCCGCCTTGGCGGCGTCCTTCGGCATGATGGCGTTGTGGGCAGTCCTGCGGACTACCTGGGTCTTATGCTCGACGCCGGCTGCGCAGCTGACGCCTGGGAAACCACCTACCAGCAGCTGTTGCCGGGCAAGGACCCCGTCCTTGAGTGGGTGCGCGGCACAGGACTGCGGCCTGTACTGGCAGCGCTGTCTCCTGCAGATGCCGCCGAATTCGAGCAGGAATACTCCGCTTTGCTGCGCGAGGCATATCCGCCTACGGGCCACGGGACGGTGTTCCCGTTCCGTCGTATCTTCGCGGTGGCCCGGAAAGACAAATGA
- a CDS encoding GntR family transcriptional regulator, producing MTAMDGFPGNWRPNTSSGVALFEQLRLRIIELADSGVLAVGAKLPPVRNLAGVLDVAPHTVARAYKELEAAGVVATRGRNGTIVCARDDRWGALAEVAAQYAAAAKAQGASFAEAVQLLAAAYDAD from the coding sequence ATGACTGCCATGGACGGCTTCCCCGGGAACTGGCGGCCCAACACCAGCAGCGGAGTTGCCCTTTTTGAGCAGCTGAGGCTGCGCATCATCGAACTCGCAGACTCCGGCGTCCTCGCAGTTGGAGCGAAGCTCCCGCCGGTGCGCAACCTGGCGGGTGTGTTGGATGTAGCCCCACATACAGTGGCCCGCGCCTACAAGGAACTGGAGGCTGCCGGCGTCGTCGCCACGAGGGGACGCAACGGCACCATCGTGTGTGCACGGGATGACCGCTGGGGCGCGCTTGCGGAAGTTGCCGCCCAGTATGCTGCTGCGGCAAAGGCCCAAGGAGCCTCATTCGCGGAGGCTGTACAGCTTCTTGCGGCCGCATATGACGCTGATTGA
- the uvrA gene encoding excinuclease ABC subunit UvrA, giving the protein MPKALAEDAAIDALKSVAVVPETKPTRPDLSRLVVKGAREHNLRNVDLDLPRDAMIVFTGLSGSGKSSLAFDTIFAEGQRRYVESLSAYARQFLGQVDKPDVDFIEGLSPAVSIDQKSTSKNPRSTVGTITEIYDYMRLLWARVGRPHCPVCGEPIARQTPQQIVDQLLELEKGTRFQVLAPVVRGRKGEFVDLFKELTAKGYSRARVDGELIQLSEPPKLGKQFKHTIEVVVDRLVVKEEISQRLTDSIETALGLAEGRVLIEFVDLDAGDPARIRAFSENLACPNEHPLAIDEIEPRSFSFNNPFGACSACSGIGTRLEVDEELIVPNPELSLAQGAIAPWSLGTATTEYWNRLLEGLAHELGFSMDTSWEKLPKDVRNTVLHGKDHKVVVQYRNRFGRERKYSTGFEGAIQYVHRKHGETDSDWARDRYEEYMRQIPCPECNGARLNPASLSVLINGKSIAEVAALPMRECASFLGSLTLTDREAQIAHQVLKEIQARLTFLLDVGLEYLNLERPSGTLSGGEAQRIRLATQIGSGLVGVLYVLDEPSIGLHQRDNRRLIETLTRLRDLGNTLIVVEHDEDTIHEADWVVDIGPGAGEHGGQVVHSGTYKELLENKDSLTGDYLSGRRKIDVPAKRRKYDKKRELKVIGARENNLDNVDATFPLGLFTAVTGVSGSGKSTLVNEILYKVLANKLNGAKQVAGRHRSVNGLEHLDKVVHVDQSPIGRTPRSNPATYTGVFDNIRKLFAETTEAKVRGYQPGRFSFNVKGGRCEACSGDGTLKIEMNFLPDVYVPCEVCHGARYNRETLEVHYKGKTIADVLNMPIEEGAEFFAAFTPIARHLNTLVDVGLGYVRLGQPATTLSGGEAQRVKLAAELQKRSNGRSIYVLDEPTTGLHFEDIRKLLMVLQGLVDKGNTVITIEHNLDVIKSADWIVDLGPNGGSGGGKIVATGTPEQVAKSTDSHTATFLAEILR; this is encoded by the coding sequence GTGCCCAAAGCCTTAGCTGAAGATGCAGCCATCGATGCCCTGAAGAGTGTAGCCGTCGTCCCCGAAACCAAGCCCACCCGGCCGGACCTGTCCCGGCTGGTAGTCAAGGGCGCGCGGGAACACAACCTGCGCAATGTAGACCTGGACCTCCCCAGGGATGCGATGATCGTGTTCACGGGCCTTTCAGGCTCGGGCAAGTCCTCCTTGGCATTCGATACGATCTTTGCCGAGGGGCAGCGTCGGTACGTGGAATCGTTGTCCGCCTACGCCCGCCAGTTCCTCGGCCAGGTGGATAAGCCGGACGTGGACTTCATTGAGGGCCTGTCGCCCGCGGTGTCGATCGACCAGAAATCCACCAGCAAGAACCCCCGCTCCACCGTGGGCACCATCACCGAAATTTACGACTACATGCGCCTGCTCTGGGCGCGTGTAGGCCGTCCGCACTGCCCGGTTTGTGGCGAGCCCATCGCCCGGCAAACCCCGCAGCAGATCGTTGACCAGCTGTTGGAATTGGAAAAGGGCACACGATTCCAGGTTCTCGCTCCTGTGGTTCGCGGGCGCAAGGGCGAGTTCGTGGACCTCTTTAAGGAACTCACGGCCAAAGGCTATTCGCGCGCACGGGTGGACGGCGAACTGATACAGCTCAGCGAGCCGCCCAAGCTTGGCAAACAGTTCAAGCACACCATCGAGGTGGTGGTGGACCGCTTGGTGGTCAAGGAAGAGATCAGCCAGCGGCTCACCGATTCCATTGAAACTGCCTTGGGCTTGGCGGAAGGCCGGGTGCTGATTGAGTTCGTGGACCTTGACGCCGGGGACCCCGCACGTATCCGTGCTTTCTCCGAGAACCTCGCATGCCCCAACGAGCACCCCCTGGCCATCGATGAAATCGAGCCACGCTCTTTCTCGTTCAACAACCCCTTTGGCGCCTGCTCGGCCTGCAGTGGCATCGGAACCAGGCTTGAAGTGGACGAGGAACTGATTGTTCCCAATCCGGAGCTTTCCCTGGCACAAGGCGCCATCGCCCCCTGGTCCCTGGGCACCGCCACCACGGAGTACTGGAACCGCCTCCTGGAGGGCCTGGCCCATGAGCTCGGCTTCTCCATGGACACTTCGTGGGAAAAACTCCCCAAGGATGTCCGGAACACCGTGCTGCACGGCAAGGACCACAAGGTTGTGGTCCAGTATCGCAACCGGTTCGGCCGGGAACGCAAGTACAGCACCGGCTTTGAGGGCGCCATCCAATATGTTCACCGCAAACACGGCGAAACTGACTCGGATTGGGCACGGGACAGGTACGAAGAGTACATGCGCCAGATTCCCTGCCCCGAGTGCAACGGTGCCCGGCTCAATCCTGCCTCGTTGTCGGTGTTGATCAATGGGAAGTCGATCGCTGAAGTCGCGGCCCTTCCCATGCGTGAATGTGCGTCGTTCCTGGGCAGCCTGACCCTGACCGACCGCGAGGCACAGATTGCCCACCAGGTCCTTAAGGAAATCCAGGCCCGGTTGACGTTCCTTTTGGACGTGGGACTTGAATACTTGAACCTGGAACGTCCTTCCGGGACCTTGTCCGGCGGTGAAGCCCAACGTATCCGCCTGGCCACGCAAATTGGTTCCGGCCTGGTGGGAGTCCTCTACGTCCTTGACGAGCCTTCCATCGGTCTGCACCAGCGCGACAACCGCCGCTTGATCGAGACGCTGACCCGCCTGCGGGATCTCGGCAACACACTGATCGTGGTGGAGCATGACGAGGACACCATCCATGAAGCGGACTGGGTGGTTGACATTGGACCCGGCGCCGGGGAGCACGGCGGGCAAGTGGTCCATTCAGGTACCTACAAGGAGCTCTTGGAAAACAAGGACTCCCTCACTGGCGACTACCTGTCCGGCCGCCGCAAGATCGATGTCCCGGCCAAGCGCCGCAAGTACGACAAAAAACGTGAACTAAAGGTCATCGGCGCCAGGGAAAACAACCTGGACAATGTGGATGCCACGTTCCCCCTGGGGCTCTTCACGGCAGTGACGGGTGTCAGCGGTTCGGGCAAGTCCACGCTGGTGAACGAGATCCTTTACAAGGTCCTCGCCAACAAGCTCAATGGCGCCAAGCAGGTTGCCGGGCGGCACCGCAGCGTGAATGGATTGGAGCACCTGGATAAGGTGGTCCACGTCGATCAGAGCCCCATCGGGCGCACACCGCGCTCCAACCCGGCAACGTACACAGGCGTGTTCGACAACATCCGGAAACTGTTTGCTGAAACCACCGAAGCAAAGGTCCGCGGTTACCAGCCCGGCCGCTTCTCGTTCAACGTCAAGGGCGGCCGCTGCGAAGCGTGCTCCGGAGATGGCACATTGAAGATCGAAATGAACTTCCTGCCTGACGTCTACGTTCCGTGTGAGGTGTGCCATGGCGCCCGTTACAACCGGGAAACCCTTGAAGTGCATTACAAGGGAAAGACCATTGCCGATGTCCTTAACATGCCCATCGAGGAAGGCGCTGAATTCTTTGCTGCCTTCACCCCTATCGCGCGGCATCTGAACACCTTGGTGGACGTGGGACTGGGCTATGTCAGGCTGGGCCAGCCGGCCACAACCCTGTCCGGTGGCGAAGCGCAGCGCGTGAAGTTGGCTGCAGAACTCCAGAAGAGGTCCAACGGACGCAGCATCTACGTTCTGGACGAACCCACTACCGGCCTGCACTTCGAGGACATCCGGAAGCTGCTTATGGTCCTGCAAGGACTGGTGGACAAGGGCAACACCGTGATCACCATTGAGCACAACCTGGACGTCATCAAGTCCGCGGACTGGATTGTGGACCTCGGGCCGAACGGTGGTTCAGGTGGCGGCAAGATCGTCGCAACGGGCACGCCTGAGCAGGTAGCCAAGTCCACTGACAGCCACACCGCAACGTTCCTTGCGGAAATTCTGCGCTAA
- a CDS encoding HAD hydrolase-like protein — protein sequence MTQTTVPVIFDLDGTLVDPAGGITGGISAALREMDLPVPEQAVLNAMVGPKLSDALLHLANVPTELVDETISRYRRHYRETGIGQSKLYPGIFDLLEFFAETGRAVAVATQKPQGIARIVLEHHGIADFFVSIRGASDDESLAANSASGKIGIVGAALADLHSQPAVMVGDRHQDVAGAMANGLDCIGVGWGFASDGELEEAGAVAVVGSTLELRTKIEELDAVRAAALSEVQNDGSL from the coding sequence GTGACTCAAACAACGGTGCCCGTAATTTTCGATCTGGACGGCACCCTTGTCGATCCAGCCGGCGGTATCACAGGAGGAATATCCGCGGCCCTGCGCGAAATGGACCTCCCGGTCCCGGAACAGGCCGTGCTGAACGCCATGGTTGGCCCCAAGCTCAGCGATGCACTCCTGCATCTGGCGAATGTTCCGACCGAATTGGTCGATGAAACCATTTCCCGTTACCGGCGGCATTACAGGGAAACCGGTATTGGCCAGAGCAAGTTGTATCCGGGAATATTCGACCTCCTTGAATTCTTTGCCGAAACGGGGCGGGCCGTCGCCGTTGCAACCCAGAAGCCTCAAGGTATTGCCCGGATTGTCCTTGAGCATCACGGTATTGCGGATTTCTTTGTCTCCATTAGGGGAGCTTCCGACGACGAATCGCTGGCAGCCAATTCCGCGTCCGGAAAGATCGGGATTGTTGGCGCGGCCTTGGCTGATCTCCACTCCCAGCCTGCTGTGATGGTGGGGGACCGGCACCAGGACGTTGCCGGAGCAATGGCCAATGGCCTTGACTGCATTGGTGTTGGCTGGGGTTTCGCTTCGGACGGCGAACTGGAGGAAGCCGGTGCGGTTGCCGTGGTCGGCAGCACCCTTGAGTTGCGAACCAAAATTGAAGAACTTGACGCTGTCCGCGCGGCGGCCCTGAGCGAGGTACAAAACGATGGCAGTCTTTGA
- a CDS encoding lysophospholipid acyltransferase family protein, which translates to MAVFDAIRWTTRGLISTTCRPTVIGLENVPTEGPFIVAPNHLSFLDSVIVQALMPRPVAFFAKAEYFTTKGVKGAVMKSFFEAVGSIPVERGEQAASVQALKTLLDILESGKGIGIYPEGTRSRDGILYRGRTGVGWLALTTGAPVIPVGLIGTEKLQPADKNAVRPQHFTMKVGEPLYFDKTGPDHSLPARRQVTDKIMDAIAALSGQERSSSYNQSKSVD; encoded by the coding sequence ATGGCAGTCTTTGATGCGATCCGCTGGACAACGCGTGGACTGATCTCCACCACGTGCCGGCCCACGGTCATTGGACTGGAGAACGTGCCAACAGAAGGCCCCTTCATCGTGGCGCCAAACCATCTCTCTTTCCTGGACAGCGTGATTGTCCAGGCGCTCATGCCCCGTCCAGTAGCGTTCTTCGCCAAGGCGGAGTATTTCACCACCAAAGGCGTTAAGGGCGCGGTGATGAAGTCCTTCTTCGAAGCCGTCGGTTCCATCCCGGTGGAACGCGGTGAACAGGCTGCCAGCGTGCAGGCCCTGAAGACCCTTCTGGACATCCTGGAGTCCGGCAAGGGCATTGGAATTTACCCGGAGGGCACCCGCTCCCGTGACGGCATCCTTTATCGCGGCCGGACCGGCGTCGGTTGGTTGGCGCTCACCACGGGCGCACCTGTAATTCCCGTGGGCCTGATAGGCACGGAGAAACTGCAGCCAGCGGACAAGAACGCCGTCCGCCCCCAGCACTTCACCATGAAGGTTGGCGAGCCGCTCTACTTCGACAAGACGGGCCCGGACCATTCCCTTCCAGCACGACGCCAGGTGACGGACAAGATCATGGATGCCATAGCTGCCCTCAGCGGACAGGAACGGTCCTCAAGCTACAACCAAAGCAAGTCGGTGGACTGA